The Limisphaerales bacterium sequence TGCGATTTAGGTTCCACTTTGATTTCCGGCTCGGCGCCCATGGTTTTGAGTGGCGTGCGGGTATCCACGGGTACTTCCTTTAAATATTCGGCCTCGATTTTGGCGGAGAGTTCCTGAGCAAAATTATCCATCTCCACCGTGGCGACGCGCAAATTATGCACCAGCCAGTTGTAGCCGAACATTGACGGAATGGCCACGAGCAGCCCGGCTACCGTGGTGGCCAACGCTGCCGCCACGCCGGGCGCGACGGTGGTGAGTGAGGCGTTGCCCTCCTGTGCAGCGCGGCTGAACACTTCCATCACGCCCCACACCGTGCCAAGCAATCCCATGAAGGGTGCGCCGCTCACGGCGATGGCGAGCAAAATCAAGCCAGACTCCAGCGCCACGGATTCCCGTGCCACAGCGCTTTCGATTAAGCCCTTAATGTGTTCCATGGATTTTAACGACACGTACCGGTGCCGGTTGCCCTCCTTGTCGCGCAACCTTTCCTCCAGAGCCATACAGCCCTCCTGATAGACGTTGAAAAGCGGGCAACCCTCCGCTGAAATGCGGCGCTCGAACATGGCAAGCACGCGTTTTTGGCCGCGAAATTCGCTGTCGAAATAGCGGTTATATTTTCGGGCACGACGCAGCTGCCACGCCTTGGTGGCCATCACCGCCCAGGCACAGGTTGAGAAAAGGACAAGGACGACGATGATCGCCAATCCCGGTCCTTCCAACTGTTCCCAAACATATCGGAACGTAGGCTGGGTCTCAGCCGGGGCCGAGCCAGCCGCTGCCAGCAAATGTAATGTGTTCATGCCTTACCTCCTTGAAAAGGCAACTTCCTTGGTCTCGTGTTTGTACCAAAAACCGAAGTTTTTGTCAACTTTTTAGCGGTATTCCTCCAAACACGACCAAAATGGACGATGTGCGCTGGGAGTCAAACAGAGGATATCAACAGGGTGTGAGAAAGATTCGCCGCGCAACGGGAGGGCGAATCTCCTGTTGAGCCGTTGCGTGCGGAACGCGCGCACAATGTTTAGGGCGGCTTCGCCCTCCTTCCAAAATCAGTCGCGCAAAAAAATTGAACAACTCAGCGGCGGCAACGTGAACTCCGCCGACCACGGCTGGCTGTGCCACGGCGTTTCCTGCGAGTGAACGCCGCCGCCGTTGCCTAGATTTGCGCCGCCGTAGTGTTCCGAATTGCTGTTCAGCACTTCGCGCCACCACCCCGCCCGCGGGAGGCCGATGCGATAGCCCGTGTGTGAATCGTTGCCGAGATTCAGTAACACCAATACTTGGCGGGAAGCATCGGGCGTTTGGCGCACAAAGCTCGCCACGCTGGCGGGGTGATCGGCACAGTCAATCCAGTAGAAGCCTCCCTCGGAATAATCGCCCGCCCACAGCGCCGGTTCGTCGCGGTAAAAATGGTTGAGATCCGCCACCCATTGTTGCAAGCCGGCATTGAGTTTGTTTTTTTCCAGAATTTCCCAAGACACTTCGGCGTCCTCATTCCACTCGGTGGGCTGGCCGATTTCGCCGCCCATAAAGAGCAATTGTTTGCCGGGAAAAAGCCATTGATAGCCGAAGATCAAACGCATATTAGCGAAAGGCTCCGAGCCCGTGCCGGGCATGCGGCCGATGAGCGAACGTTTTTCGTGCACCACTTCGTCGTGCGAAAGCGGCAATAGATATTTTTCCTGATCGCGATACAGCGAAGCGAAGGTAAATTTATCCTGTTGCGCCGCGCGTTGCGTGGATTTTTTTGAGAAGAATTTGAGTGTGTCGTGCATCCAACCCATGTCCCACTTAAAGGTGAACCCAAGCCCTCCGGCGTTGGCCGAGCGTGTGACCCCCGGCCATGCGGTGGATTCTTCCGCCATCGTCACCACGCCGGGAAACTCACTGTGCACCACGTGATTGGTGTGGCGCAGTAACTCCTCGGCCTCAAGGTTTTGGTTGCCGCCGTGGATGTTCGGCGTCCACTCGCCCTCTTCGCGCGAGTAATCAAGATACAACATCGACGCCACCGCGTCCACACGCAGCCCATCGACGTGAAAGACATCGCACCAAAAACGCGCGTTGGCAGCGATGAAGTTTTTGACCTCAGGTCGGCCAAAGTCAAACACCGCCGTTCCCCAGTCCGGATGCTCGCCGCGTTCGGGATCGGGATGTTCGAATAGGGTCGTGCCATCAAACTGCGCCAATGCCCAATCGTCCTTCGGGAAATGTGCGGGCACCCAGTCGATAAACACGCCAAAGCCCGCTTCGTGCAGGGTGTTGATTAGAAATTGAAAATCCTCCGGCGTGCCATAGCGGCTGCTCGGGGCATAAAACCCGGTGACTTGATAGCCCCACGAAGGATAGAACGCGTGCTCCGCCACGGGCAAAAATTCAACGTGCGTGAATCCCATTCGGCTGAGATAATCCACCAAGAGCGGCGCTAATTCGCGGTAGCTGTACGATTCGCCTTCGATCTTTTTCCGCCATGAACCAAGGTGCATTTCGTAAACACTCATTGGACACGCAAGCGGATCAGCCCTTTCACGTTTCGCGATCCAATCCGAATCAGTCCACGTAAACCGAGTGTTGTCCCAAACAATTGAAGCCGTCTTGGGCGCAATTTCAAAAAACAAACCAAAAGGATCCGTTTTTTCCTGCAACTCGCCATCGACGGTTAAGATTTGAAATTTGTAATGACTCCCCACCCCGCAACCTGGTGCGAACAATTCCCACACGCCCGATTGCCCCAGCATCCGCATCGGGTGATGCCGGGCGTCCCAGCCGTTGAAATCGCCCACGACGCTCACGCGCCGCGCGTTGGGCGCCCACACCGCGAAGCTCGTGCCGTCCACGCCATCGATGCAACGCGGATGCGCCCCGAGCTTTTCATAAATGCGCCGCTCATCGCCTTGATTAAACAAATACAAATCGTCATCGCTAATGGTTGGTAAAAACGAAAACGCATCGCGCGTGCGCCATTGCTCGCCACTGCCCCACGTGATGGCGAGATCGTACGCGTAAATCTCATCCTCCTCCTCCAACATTCCCTCAAATAAATCCGACTCGCCCACGCGTCGCAGCGCGATGACCGGCTTGGAAGGCTCGTGCACCGGCACCGCCACCACCCCTTTGGCCAGCGGCAACAGCGCGCGCACCACCACGCCGCCGCCCTCCAGCTGATGCATTCCCAGCAATTCGTGCGGCGCGACGTGCCGCCCGTGGGTGATGGCTTCAAATTCAGCTTCGGAAATGATCATCCCGATAGAATGGATTGAAGTTGTTCGTGCAATAGGCTGACCTCGCCTTCGTTCCACATAACCTGACTGGAGCGTTCGGTTTTTTGGGCCACCTCCATTTGCGCCGCGATGCGCGCGTTGATTTGCGCATCATCCCAACCCCGCGCACGCAATCGCTCGTGTTGAGTCTTTCCGGTGCAAGCCACACAAACCACTGAGTCAAATTCAGATTCCGCCCCCACTTCAAACAACAACGGAATCACCACCACACCCAACGGCACATTTTCCGCGCGCCACGTTTCCATTCGCGCCAACCAACGCTCCCGCACGCGGGGATGAATGATGGCTTCGAGTTTTTTGCGTTCGGTGTCATTGCCAAATATATGTGCGGCCATTTTTGCGCGATCCATTTGGCCTTGAGCGTTTATAAAATCCGCACCGAAGGTGTCGGCAATCTCCGCCAACGCCGATTCGCCGACCGCCACCACTTCGCGCGCGAGATCATCGGAATCCACCACCGGCACGCCCTGTTTTTTAAGCAACTTGGCGGCGGTGGATTTACCCATGCCCATCCCGCCGGTGAGGCCGATGATGCGCGTGCTCATGAAACC is a genomic window containing:
- a CDS encoding MotA/TolQ/ExbB proton channel family protein, with translation MNTLHLLAAAGSAPAETQPTFRYVWEQLEGPGLAIIVVLVLFSTCAWAVMATKAWQLRRARKYNRYFDSEFRGQKRVLAMFERRISAEGCPLFNVYQEGCMALEERLRDKEGNRHRYVSLKSMEHIKGLIESAVARESVALESGLILLAIAVSGAPFMGLLGTVWGVMEVFSRAAQEGNASLTTVAPGVAAALATTVAGLLVAIPSMFGYNWLVHNLRVATVEMDNFAQELSAKIEAEYLKEVPVDTRTPLKTMGAEPEIKVEPKSQPQPKPMNPASADETKVEFDDLDDAQPDLLPPETGGQT
- the glgB gene encoding 1,4-alpha-glucan branching protein GlgB, which codes for MIISEAEFEAITHGRHVAPHELLGMHQLEGGGVVVRALLPLAKGVVAVPVHEPSKPVIALRRVGESDLFEGMLEEEDEIYAYDLAITWGSGEQWRTRDAFSFLPTISDDDLYLFNQGDERRIYEKLGAHPRCIDGVDGTSFAVWAPNARRVSVVGDFNGWDARHHPMRMLGQSGVWELFAPGCGVGSHYKFQILTVDGELQEKTDPFGLFFEIAPKTASIVWDNTRFTWTDSDWIAKRERADPLACPMSVYEMHLGSWRKKIEGESYSYRELAPLLVDYLSRMGFTHVEFLPVAEHAFYPSWGYQVTGFYAPSSRYGTPEDFQFLINTLHEAGFGVFIDWVPAHFPKDDWALAQFDGTTLFEHPDPERGEHPDWGTAVFDFGRPEVKNFIAANARFWCDVFHVDGLRVDAVASMLYLDYSREEGEWTPNIHGGNQNLEAEELLRHTNHVVHSEFPGVVTMAEESTAWPGVTRSANAGGLGFTFKWDMGWMHDTLKFFSKKSTQRAAQQDKFTFASLYRDQEKYLLPLSHDEVVHEKRSLIGRMPGTGSEPFANMRLIFGYQWLFPGKQLLFMGGEIGQPTEWNEDAEVSWEILEKNKLNAGLQQWVADLNHFYRDEPALWAGDYSEGGFYWIDCADHPASVASFVRQTPDASRQVLVLLNLGNDSHTGYRIGLPRAGWWREVLNSNSEHYGGANLGNGGGVHSQETPWHSQPWSAEFTLPPLSCSIFLRD
- a CDS encoding dephospho-CoA kinase, which encodes MSTRIIGLTGGMGMGKSTAAKLLKKQGVPVVDSDDLAREVVAVGESALAEIADTFGADFINAQGQMDRAKMAAHIFGNDTERKKLEAIIHPRVRERWLARMETWRAENVPLGVVVIPLLFEVGAESEFDSVVCVACTGKTQHERLRARGWDDAQINARIAAQMEVAQKTERSSQVMWNEGEVSLLHEQLQSILSG